A genomic region of Anas platyrhynchos isolate ZD024472 breed Pekin duck chromosome 19, IASCAAS_PekinDuck_T2T, whole genome shotgun sequence contains the following coding sequences:
- the NOG gene encoding noggin, with product MDHSQCLVTIYALVVLLGLRLEQGACQHYLHIRPAPSDNLPLVDLIEHPDPIFDPKEKDLNETLLRNLMGGHFDPNFMAISLPEDRLGVDDLAELDLLLRQRPSGAMPSEIKGLEFYDGLQPGKKHRLSKKLRRKLQMWLWSQTFCPVLYTWNDLGSRFWPRYVKVGSCYSKRSCSVPEGMVCKPAKSVHLTILRWRCQRRGGQRCTWIPIQYPIISECKCSC from the coding sequence ATGGATCATTCCCAGTGCCTTGTGACTATATACGCCTTGGTGGTTCTGCTGGGTCTCCGGCTAGAGCAAGGCGCCTGCCAGCACTATCTGCACATCCGACCGGCTCCCAGCGACAACTTGCCCTTGGTGGATCTAATCGAGCACCCGGACCCTATCTTCGACCCCAAGGAGAAGGATCTTAACGAGACCTTGCTAAGGAACCTCATGGGCGGACACTTCGACCCTAACTTTATGGCTATTTCCCTGCCCGAGGACCGGCTCGGGGTGGACGATCTAGCCGAGCTGGACTTGCTGCTCAGGCAGAGACCCTCGGGAGCGATGCCCAGCGAAATCAAAGGGCTGGAGTTTTACGACGGGCTGCAGCCGGGCAAGAAGCACAGGCTGAGCAAGAAGCTGCGCAGGAAGCTGCAGATGTGGCTCTGGTCCCAGACCTTCTGCCCGGTCCTATACACGTGGAACGATCTCGGCAGCCGCTTTTGGCCCCGGTACGTCAAAGTGGGCAGCTGCTACAGTAAAAGGTCTTGTTCAGTCCCAGAAGGCATGGTTTGCAAACCTGCCAAGTCCGTGCATTTAACGATCCTGAGGTGGAGGTGCCAGCGTCGGGGAGGGCAGAGGTGCACATGGATACCCATCCAGTACCCCATCATTTCGGAGTGCAAGTGCTCCTGCTAG